The proteins below come from a single Iocasia fonsfrigidae genomic window:
- a CDS encoding glutaredoxin family protein — protein MENLTLYYFPSCPFCRKVLKFIEKNGLNDKIEFKNTRQDDNAKKELLEIGRKDQVPCLFIDNKPLYESNDIITWLKSHYL, from the coding sequence ATGGAAAATTTAACACTTTATTACTTTCCAAGTTGTCCATTTTGTAGAAAGGTGTTGAAATTTATTGAAAAAAATGGTTTGAATGATAAGATTGAGTTTAAAAACACCAGGCAGGATGACAACGCAAAGAAAGAACTCCTGGAGATTGGAAGGAAAGACCAGGTTCCCTGTCTGTTTATCGATAACAAACCACTCTATGAATCTAATGATATCATCACATGGTTAAAAAGTCACTATTTATAA
- the rlmD gene encoding 23S rRNA (uracil(1939)-C(5))-methyltransferase RlmD, producing the protein MVGIKRRSIQEVYIEEINYPGIGVGYLDNKKIRIKHALPGQKVKVKIHKKKKDYYIGRLLEVIKRSSKEIKEKCNHFKSCGGCNQQTLPYDIQLIEKEKQMKKLFKAKGIDNFQGLLPSPRIFEYRNKMEFSFGDLEKDGLLQLGLHPRGRRFDVITVDSCVLVDNDFRVILSLIIEYMRKHKLKRYHVKNRQGFLRNLVIRKGLKTGEILVNLITTSQLKHDFSQLSKELKMLPLQGELVGFLQTINDDYADAVKCDRLIIHYGRDFYFEELLNLRFKIKPFSFFQPNTYAAEVLYKVVKDFLGDGKNKFVFDLYCGTGSISQVIAEDVNKVIGIEIIEEAVEMARENLKINKIKNCSFINGDVQEKLFELKEVPDLIIVDPPRPGIHPAALNKIIEYGCHELIYVSCNPRTLVRDLNIMQDSGYTFNRFKCVDMFPHTNHIESVAYLSK; encoded by the coding sequence ATGGTGGGTATAAAACGAAGGTCGATTCAGGAGGTATATATCGAAGAGATAAATTATCCAGGGATTGGTGTAGGGTATTTAGATAATAAAAAAATTCGGATAAAACATGCCCTTCCCGGCCAAAAGGTTAAGGTTAAAATCCACAAAAAGAAAAAAGATTATTATATAGGCAGATTACTTGAGGTGATTAAGAGATCAAGTAAAGAAATTAAAGAAAAATGTAATCATTTTAAATCCTGCGGTGGCTGTAATCAGCAGACCCTCCCCTATGATATCCAGCTTATTGAAAAAGAGAAACAAATGAAAAAACTATTTAAAGCTAAAGGGATAGATAATTTTCAAGGCCTATTACCCAGTCCCCGTATTTTTGAATATAGAAATAAAATGGAGTTTAGTTTTGGAGATTTAGAGAAAGACGGTTTATTACAACTTGGTCTTCACCCCAGGGGAAGAAGATTTGATGTTATTACAGTAGATAGTTGTGTTCTGGTAGATAATGATTTCAGGGTAATCCTGTCATTAATAATTGAATATATGAGAAAACATAAGTTGAAGAGGTATCATGTAAAAAACCGCCAAGGATTTCTACGTAATTTAGTAATTAGAAAGGGATTAAAAACTGGTGAAATACTGGTTAATCTTATAACCACCTCTCAGCTCAAACATGATTTTAGTCAACTTAGTAAAGAGCTTAAAATGTTGCCGCTTCAGGGGGAATTAGTTGGTTTTTTACAGACCATCAATGATGACTATGCTGATGCAGTCAAATGTGATAGACTAATAATCCATTATGGTAGGGATTTTTATTTTGAGGAATTATTAAATTTGAGATTTAAAATAAAACCATTTTCCTTTTTTCAACCAAATACCTATGCGGCAGAGGTCCTTTATAAGGTAGTGAAAGATTTTTTAGGAGATGGTAAAAATAAATTTGTTTTTGACCTTTACTGTGGTACAGGAAGTATTTCCCAGGTGATAGCTGAAGATGTTAATAAAGTAATAGGGATTGAAATAATAGAAGAGGCTGTTGAAATGGCTAGAGAGAATTTGAAAATTAATAAGATAAAAAACTGCAGTTTTATAAATGGTGATGTTCAGGAAAAACTATTTGAATTAAAAGAAGTACCTGATTTGATTATTGTTGACCCCCCAAGACCAGGTATACACCCTGCTGCCCTAAATAAAATAATAGAATATGGCTGTCATGAACTGATTTATGTTTCCTGTAATCCCAGGACACTTGTCAGGGATTTAAATATAATGCAGGACAGTGGTTATACGTTTAATAGATTTAAGTGTGTAGATATGTTTCCACATACTAACCATATAGAATCAGTTGCCTATCTTAGCAAGTAG
- a CDS encoding LysM peptidoglycan-binding domain-containing protein — translation MGKRKYQVLFIILLLILVFNVNGQAESYDNLSIEEAGEILRTILNDSITEEDLINKLAEHPLVEIMGYVETSNENYTLYYVESGDSLYKIANRFDTTIDELKKINNLTHDYLIIGQKLKIPSEKTYVSYTVKPGDTLYQIGRRYDISVKEIKEHNNLKNDYLLIGQQLTIPVNDIDKNYTYEVRAGDTLYKIARKFYTTIAEIKAINNLISDYLFIGQRLHIPVSQPDKGYQKVDVTDYEKELLARAVYSEARGEPFEGQVAIAAVVLNRVLHPLFPDTVEKVIFQPWQFTAVHDGQFWLTPNRAAYNAVELALEGWDPSNGAIYYYNPDTASSRWVFYRTVIVKIGEHYFAV, via the coding sequence TTGGGAAAAAGGAAATATCAGGTCTTATTTATTATTTTATTATTAATACTAGTGTTTAATGTTAATGGACAGGCAGAAAGCTATGATAATTTAAGTATAGAAGAGGCAGGTGAGATACTTAGAACAATCTTAAATGATAGTATAACAGAGGAAGACTTAATTAACAAGTTAGCAGAACACCCTTTGGTTGAGATTATGGGGTATGTTGAAACAAGCAATGAGAATTATACCTTGTATTATGTTGAATCCGGTGACAGCTTATATAAGATTGCCAATAGGTTTGATACCACAATTGATGAACTTAAAAAGATAAATAATCTCACACATGATTATTTAATCATTGGACAGAAATTAAAAATACCTTCAGAAAAAACTTATGTTAGTTATACTGTAAAACCAGGCGATACTCTTTATCAAATTGGCAGACGATATGATATATCTGTCAAAGAAATTAAAGAACACAATAATCTTAAAAATGATTATCTTTTAATTGGACAGCAATTAACCATCCCTGTAAATGATATCGATAAAAATTATACCTATGAAGTTAGAGCAGGGGATACCCTTTATAAAATTGCTAGAAAATTTTATACTACAATAGCCGAAATTAAGGCCATCAATAATTTGATATCTGATTATTTATTTATTGGACAAAGATTACACATTCCTGTAAGCCAACCAGATAAAGGCTATCAGAAGGTTGATGTTACAGATTATGAAAAAGAATTGCTAGCCCGAGCAGTTTATTCTGAAGCTAGAGGGGAGCCGTTTGAAGGGCAGGTTGCTATTGCAGCTGTTGTACTTAATAGAGTACTCCATCCACTATTTCCGGATACAGTTGAAAAAGTAATCTTTCAACCATGGCAGTTTACTGCAGTTCATGATGGTCAATTCTGGTTAACACCAAATAGAGCTGCTTATAATGCAGTAGAACTGGCTCTGGAGGGATGGGACCCTAGTAATGGTGCTATTTATTATTATAATCCTGATACTGCTTCCTCAAGATGGGTTTTTTATCGTACAGTTATTGTAAAGATAGGTGAGCATTACTTTGCTGTCTAA
- a CDS encoding S8 family peptidase, translating to MKRKYILLLFIFIVLSPLLFFQNAQTIDYNYHIVKPGDSLYKIAIEYHTTVNIIRELNNIYTDLIYPGQRIKVSLKNNDNTNDYYIVQAGDSLYKISQMFNISISTLKNINNLSSDIIYIGQSLLIREKDNLHSISGQVNFNNKSLGTQVISEDHTVINEILPLKINPNLPRYTEDEIIVKYKPVSVEENNQESTDNSGLITINSLDTKEGKIVHYRVPEGEDINEFISKYRELDNVAWVEPNYIFYTTAVPSDSYYNYQWGHINVNLEAAWDIEKGSENVTVAVIDTGVITTHPDLTENLLPGVDFVGGKKTYPIEDYDITDYDPTDETKLVDGGSHGTHVAGIIGAVTNNNKGIAGVNWQVSILPIRALTRKGGTSWDIAEGIYYAIDKNVDIINLSLGSNHQSSLQHEAVKTAVNKGITVIAAAGNENSSVYYPAAFPETIAVGAINENNRKASYSNYGPEVDLVAPGGDYGNPIYSTWGYYKEGKTVASYTGMIGTSMATPYVSGIAALLKAYGINDPNEIKERLISTAKDLGEEGKDNTFGYGLVDAHSALLEKKNNQAVVFTGTIDGKMIKTKSEVKKINYDRSFRLEEVQEGKNFVFAWLDINNDHIIDSGDYFGKTEKELIVDKDINGLKIDLFYIPAGIDSPLFTIEN from the coding sequence TTGAAAAGAAAATATATTTTGCTTTTATTTATTTTTATAGTATTATCACCATTATTGTTTTTCCAGAATGCTCAAACAATTGATTATAATTATCATATAGTCAAACCCGGTGATAGTCTCTATAAAATAGCTATAGAGTATCACACAACAGTTAACATTATTCGAGAATTAAATAATATTTATACAGATTTAATATATCCTGGACAAAGAATTAAGGTTTCCTTAAAGAATAATGATAATACTAATGATTACTATATTGTTCAAGCCGGGGATAGTCTTTATAAAATATCACAGATGTTCAATATCTCTATAAGTACTTTAAAAAATATAAATAATCTTAGTTCAGATATTATTTATATTGGACAGAGCTTATTAATTAGAGAGAAAGACAATTTACACAGTATAAGTGGACAGGTTAATTTTAACAATAAATCTTTAGGTACACAAGTTATATCAGAGGATCATACAGTAATCAATGAAATACTGCCCTTAAAAATTAATCCTAATTTACCTAGATATACTGAAGATGAAATTATTGTTAAGTATAAACCGGTATCTGTTGAAGAGAATAATCAAGAATCCACAGACAATAGTGGATTAATTACTATTAATAGTCTGGATACCAAAGAAGGTAAAATTGTTCACTATCGGGTACCAGAGGGTGAAGACATTAATGAATTTATAAGTAAATATAGAGAATTAGATAATGTTGCCTGGGTTGAACCAAACTATATCTTTTATACAACAGCAGTACCCTCTGACAGTTATTATAATTATCAATGGGGACACATTAATGTAAATCTTGAGGCAGCCTGGGATATAGAAAAAGGGAGTGAAAATGTAACTGTAGCTGTCATTGATACAGGTGTTATCACTACTCACCCTGATTTAACAGAAAATCTGCTTCCTGGTGTAGATTTTGTAGGTGGTAAAAAAACATATCCTATTGAAGACTATGATATAACAGATTATGACCCTACAGATGAGACTAAATTAGTTGATGGTGGTAGTCATGGAACACATGTTGCTGGAATAATCGGTGCAGTTACTAATAATAATAAAGGTATTGCTGGTGTTAACTGGCAGGTTAGTATACTCCCGATAAGGGCTTTAACCAGAAAAGGTGGTACTAGCTGGGATATCGCTGAAGGAATTTATTATGCAATAGATAAAAATGTAGACATTATAAATTTAAGTCTAGGTAGTAATCACCAGAGCAGCCTACAACATGAAGCTGTAAAAACTGCAGTAAATAAAGGTATTACTGTTATTGCTGCTGCAGGAAATGAAAATAGTTCTGTTTATTATCCTGCCGCCTTTCCGGAAACAATAGCAGTAGGTGCTATAAATGAAAACAATCGAAAGGCCTCTTACTCAAATTATGGCCCAGAGGTTGATCTGGTAGCACCTGGTGGTGATTATGGAAATCCAATCTATAGTACCTGGGGGTACTATAAAGAGGGTAAAACTGTAGCAAGTTATACTGGTATGATAGGTACTTCAATGGCCACACCGTATGTTAGTGGTATAGCAGCCCTTTTAAAGGCATATGGTATTAATGACCCCAATGAAATTAAAGAACGCTTAATCAGTACAGCAAAGGACCTTGGGGAAGAAGGTAAGGATAATACCTTCGGTTATGGCCTGGTGGATGCCCATAGTGCACTGTTAGAAAAAAAAAATAACCAAGCAGTAGTTTTTACCGGGACTATTGACGGCAAAATGATAAAAACTAAAAGTGAGGTAAAAAAAATAAATTATGACAGGTCTTTTAGATTAGAAGAAGTCCAGGAAGGCAAGAACTTTGTCTTTGCCTGGCTGGATATAAATAATGATCATATAATTGATAGTGGAGATTATTTTGGTAAAACAGAAAAAGAGTTAATAGTTGATAAAGATATAAACGGCCTGAAGATTGACCTCTTTTATATTCCTGCTGGTATAGACAGTCCACTTTTTACAATTGAAAATTAA
- a CDS encoding flavin reductase family protein, translated as MLVEVGYNDYAEEMLDNLEKGGFLIVANENKVNTMTIGWGSLAYIWGKPVLMVMVRKSRYTFQLIENTNEFSVSIPFEGKMKKELTFCGTKSGKDYDKIAECNLELLKGTKTNTPLIAGCQLHYECQICYKQEMAPANLINSFQDSWYADNDYHTLYFAEIIGSYLDKN; from the coding sequence ATGTTAGTAGAAGTTGGGTATAATGATTATGCAGAAGAAATGTTAGATAACCTGGAAAAAGGAGGCTTTCTTATTGTTGCTAATGAAAATAAAGTTAATACAATGACAATCGGTTGGGGGAGTCTAGCTTATATCTGGGGTAAACCTGTTCTTATGGTAATGGTGCGAAAATCCCGTTACACCTTTCAGCTTATAGAAAACACTAATGAATTTTCAGTAAGTATTCCTTTTGAGGGTAAGATGAAAAAAGAATTAACATTCTGTGGAACAAAATCAGGTAAAGACTATGATAAGATAGCAGAGTGTAATCTTGAATTGTTAAAAGGTACTAAAACTAATACCCCACTAATTGCCGGTTGTCAACTTCATTATGAGTGCCAGATCTGCTATAAACAAGAGATGGCTCCTGCAAATCTAATCAATAGTTTTCAGGATTCATGGTATGCTGATAATGATTATCATACACTATATTTTGCTGAAATTATCGGCAGTTATCTTGACAAGAATTAA
- a CDS encoding thioredoxin domain-containing protein: MTTKTKRNANHLINEKSPYLLQHAFNPVNWYPWNKEVFKKAKNKDKPIFLSIGYSTCHWCHVMAHESFEDFEVARLINDTFLAIKVDREERPDIDNIYMDVCQLITGSGGWPLTIFMTADKKPFYAATYLPKDSHYNRIGLLELIPKIKELWKNKKNELLNSADKVSGILVEKNKIGIKKELNSNILAKTYQILESHFDEEYGGIGIKPKFPTPQQYSYLLRYWYSTNKERALEISEKSLLAMRAGGIYDHLGYGFHRYATDRKWLLPHFEKMLYDQAMIVYTLVELYQINSSNIYARTIKEIIDYLKGKMLAAEGAFYSAEDADSEGEEGKYYLWFEEELKDILGENSSEFLDIYQIKTDGNFHEESTGLKTGRNILHLANPLTNDSVFKEIDKFTEEREKLLSSREERVPPEKDDKILTDWNGLIIAALARAGFVLKRVEYINLAKGAADFILEKLYQDEELLHRYRSGDSSLRANIDDYAFLIWGLIELYNSTFDSQYLESTLKLNKKMIKLFWDNQDGGFFFTVENNQDLILRSKEIYDGAVPSGNSIALWNLIRLSHITGNKDYEKKAYSLINCFAEKVEENPAAYCQFLIAFNSLQESYFDLVIVGEKKDRNTQEILDYFRNNYFPNLQIILKESNRDKINEFAPFIKEYEKKNGQTTIYLCKDYSCKLPTNKLADIKEILNN, encoded by the coding sequence ATGACTACAAAAACTAAAAGAAATGCAAATCACTTAATAAATGAAAAATCTCCATATTTATTACAACATGCTTTTAATCCAGTTAATTGGTATCCCTGGAATAAAGAGGTTTTTAAAAAGGCCAAAAACAAAGATAAACCTATTTTCCTCAGTATTGGATATAGTACCTGCCACTGGTGTCATGTAATGGCCCATGAATCCTTTGAAGACTTTGAAGTAGCACGTTTAATAAATGATACATTTCTTGCTATTAAAGTTGACCGTGAAGAACGACCAGATATTGATAATATTTATATGGATGTCTGTCAGTTAATAACCGGGAGTGGTGGCTGGCCTTTAACAATTTTTATGACAGCAGATAAAAAACCCTTTTATGCTGCTACCTACCTCCCTAAAGATAGCCATTATAATCGGATAGGACTCCTGGAATTAATACCAAAGATAAAGGAATTGTGGAAAAACAAAAAGAATGAATTATTAAATTCAGCTGATAAAGTAAGTGGGATTTTAGTAGAAAAAAATAAAATAGGAATAAAAAAAGAACTAAATTCCAATATTCTTGCTAAAACCTATCAAATTTTAGAGAGTCATTTTGATGAAGAATACGGTGGTATTGGAATAAAGCCTAAATTTCCAACACCTCAGCAATATTCTTATTTATTAAGATACTGGTATAGTACAAATAAAGAAAGGGCCCTAGAAATATCAGAAAAAAGCTTGTTAGCAATGAGAGCCGGGGGGATCTATGACCACCTTGGATATGGTTTTCATAGATATGCTACAGATAGAAAGTGGTTATTACCACACTTTGAAAAAATGCTCTATGACCAAGCTATGATTGTTTATACCCTGGTTGAATTATATCAGATAAATAGTAGTAATATTTATGCCAGAACTATTAAGGAAATAATTGATTATTTAAAGGGTAAAATGTTAGCAGCTGAAGGTGCTTTCTATTCAGCAGAAGATGCTGATAGTGAAGGAGAAGAGGGGAAATATTATCTGTGGTTTGAAGAAGAACTCAAGGATATTTTAGGTGAAAATTCAAGTGAATTTCTGGATATATACCAAATAAAAACTGATGGTAATTTTCATGAAGAAAGCACTGGTCTAAAAACAGGTAGAAATATTCTGCACCTGGCAAACCCGCTAACTAATGATTCTGTATTTAAGGAAATTGATAAATTTACGGAGGAAAGAGAAAAATTACTTTCCAGCAGAGAGGAAAGGGTTCCACCGGAAAAGGATGACAAAATACTAACTGACTGGAATGGGCTAATAATTGCTGCCCTGGCCAGAGCAGGTTTTGTCTTAAAGCGGGTGGAATATATCAATCTGGCAAAGGGGGCTGCTGATTTTATTTTAGAAAAATTATATCAAGATGAAGAATTACTACATAGATACCGTAGTGGGGATTCTTCATTAAGAGCTAATATCGATGATTATGCTTTTTTGATCTGGGGATTGATTGAATTATATAATAGTACTTTTGATAGTCAATATCTTGAATCTACTTTAAAGTTAAATAAAAAGATGATTAAATTATTTTGGGATAATCAAGATGGAGGATTTTTCTTTACTGTAGAAAATAATCAGGATTTAATACTAAGGAGTAAGGAAATATATGATGGAGCAGTTCCTTCAGGTAATTCTATAGCACTCTGGAATTTAATAAGACTAAGCCATATAACTGGTAATAAAGACTATGAAAAAAAGGCTTATAGTTTAATAAATTGTTTTGCAGAAAAAGTAGAAGAAAATCCTGCTGCTTACTGCCAATTTTTAATTGCTTTCAATTCATTACAGGAATCTTATTTTGATCTAGTAATTGTCGGAGAGAAGAAAGACAGGAATACACAGGAAATACTCGACTATTTTAGAAATAATTACTTTCCTAACCTACAGATTATCCTGAAAGAATCCAACAGGGATAAAATAAATGAATTTGCTCCATTTATTAAAGAATATGAAAAAAAGAATGGACAGACAACCATATACCTTTGTAAAGATTATTCCTGTAAATTACCTACAAACAAGCTAGCAGATATAAAAGAGATATTAAATAATTAA
- a CDS encoding ABC-ATPase domain-containing protein, whose product MNKEHLYKELNNIDGRGYKAYRQIQNNYYDFGKFIIGIPYVQGDPYASPSSVIIKTKGKIKDFPEWLFENEIRLQAVEDYLTRVITNNIKKYARGNRGSGKSGRINIVHTGQEVIKRTSVEFSRDYIEARLTVGLPAKGRRVLGHQAQDLFFKEIPKIAENSLFLANINQQALENHVRVVEDQHVLRELLSSQGLLAFIADGSILPRRSGVDDRPLSSNKVVPFQSPAEYELSFKLPHKGEIKGMGIKEGITLIVGGGYHGKSTLLNAIERGVYNHIPGDGREYVVTRHSAFKIRAEDGRRVERVDISPFINNLPQGETTKDFSTDNASGSTSQAANIIEALELGAGVLLIDEDTCATNFMIRDARMQKLVADKNEPITPFIDKVKPLYNEHNVSTILVVGGAGDYFDVADRVIMMNKYRPIAVTEEVKDIASKLPTKRESKLNTSFGQICQRIPEPASINPRKKGRIKVKTHGMDTIQFGRENIDLSYLEQLVNQEQSKTIADILTYAITNDIIDGQRTIREILDRIYEHLQQKGLKIISPFNSPAGAYVLPRPYEVGGALNRLRSLKIKDIIY is encoded by the coding sequence ATGAACAAAGAACATCTTTATAAAGAATTAAACAATATTGATGGAAGGGGTTATAAGGCCTATAGGCAGATTCAAAACAACTACTATGACTTTGGCAAATTTATAATCGGAATTCCTTATGTCCAGGGTGACCCCTATGCAAGTCCATCCAGTGTAATTATAAAAACCAAGGGGAAAATAAAAGATTTTCCGGAGTGGCTCTTTGAAAATGAAATTAGGCTTCAAGCTGTTGAAGATTACCTGACCAGGGTTATTACAAATAATATAAAAAAATATGCCCGTGGTAATAGAGGATCAGGAAAAAGTGGAAGGATAAATATTGTCCATACCGGGCAGGAAGTTATAAAAAGGACATCAGTAGAATTTAGCAGAGATTACATAGAAGCCCGTTTAACAGTCGGTCTACCAGCTAAAGGCAGACGAGTACTTGGACACCAGGCACAGGATCTCTTTTTTAAAGAAATACCTAAGATTGCTGAAAATAGCCTCTTTTTAGCCAATATAAATCAGCAAGCCTTAGAAAATCATGTGAGGGTTGTTGAAGATCAACATGTCTTAAGGGAATTATTGTCTTCACAGGGCTTGCTGGCCTTTATTGCTGATGGTTCTATCTTACCCCGGAGAAGTGGTGTTGATGATCGGCCGCTAAGCAGTAATAAAGTCGTTCCCTTTCAATCACCTGCAGAATATGAATTAAGCTTTAAACTACCTCACAAAGGTGAAATCAAAGGTATGGGTATTAAAGAAGGTATTACCCTGATAGTCGGTGGAGGTTATCACGGCAAATCAACACTTTTAAATGCCATTGAAAGAGGGGTTTATAATCATATCCCAGGTGATGGACGGGAATATGTGGTTACCCGCCATAGTGCCTTTAAAATAAGGGCTGAAGACGGCCGCAGGGTAGAACGGGTTGATATCAGTCCATTTATAAATAATCTACCCCAGGGAGAGACAACTAAAGACTTCTCAACAGATAATGCCAGTGGTAGTACATCACAGGCTGCCAATATAATAGAGGCCCTGGAATTAGGTGCAGGTGTTTTATTAATAGACGAAGATACCTGTGCTACTAACTTTATGATCCGTGATGCCAGGATGCAGAAACTTGTTGCAGATAAAAATGAACCGATTACACCCTTTATTGATAAAGTTAAACCACTCTATAATGAACACAATGTTTCTACTATCCTGGTTGTCGGTGGAGCCGGAGATTATTTTGATGTTGCAGATCGGGTTATAATGATGAATAAATACAGACCTATTGCCGTAACTGAAGAGGTTAAAGATATAGCCAGTAAATTACCTACTAAACGTGAAAGTAAGCTTAATACTTCTTTCGGCCAGATATGTCAACGTATTCCAGAACCAGCAAGCATTAATCCACGGAAAAAGGGACGGATAAAAGTTAAAACCCATGGTATGGATACAATCCAATTCGGGAGAGAAAATATTGATCTTTCTTACCTGGAACAACTAGTCAATCAGGAACAAAGCAAAACTATTGCCGATATCTTAACTTATGCCATTACAAATGATATTATAGATGGGCAAAGAACTATTAGGGAGATACTAGACAGAATATATGAGCACCTCCAGCAGAAGGGCCTTAAGATTATTTCTCCTTTTAATAGTCCCGCTGGGGCTTACGTTTTGCCACGACCATATGAAGTAGGTGGCGCCTTAAACCGCCTGCGTTCACTTAAAATTAAAGATATTATCTACTGA
- a CDS encoding LysM peptidoglycan-binding domain-containing protein, producing MYYLKTKNTYKRSLTKKKHLRKVLFISAVIFLLLFINLVSYGSKTLVMEKVIVKKGDTLWSIARNYNDRNDDLRKIVNKIKKANSLESVILQPGQEIKVPQ from the coding sequence ATGTACTATCTAAAGACTAAAAATACATATAAGAGGTCTTTGACTAAGAAAAAACATTTAAGAAAAGTGCTGTTTATTTCAGCAGTTATTTTCTTATTACTATTTATTAACCTTGTTTCATATGGTAGTAAAACCCTTGTTATGGAAAAGGTAATTGTCAAGAAAGGGGATACATTATGGAGTATTGCCAGAAACTACAATGATAGGAATGATGATTTAAGGAAAATTGTAAATAAAATTAAGAAGGCGAATTCTTTAGAAAGTGTAATATTACAACCTGGACAAGAAATTAAAGTGCCACAATAA
- the lexA gene encoding transcriptional repressor LexA has translation MEELTNRQKSILSFIQEEIQNKGYPPSVREIGDAVGLKSPASVHSHLKTLEKYDYIRRDPSKPRAIEVLYNKDGIENVNKEMIDIPLVGTVTAGAPILAEENIEDFFPVPVQFLSSSAKDLFMLEISGESMIEAGIYDGDYVIAQRQNYANNKDIIIALLEEGATVKRFFKEKNYIRLQPENKTMEPIIVPDVYILGKVIGLYRRFVS, from the coding sequence ATGGAGGAATTAACAAACAGGCAGAAATCTATCCTTTCCTTTATTCAGGAGGAAATTCAAAATAAGGGTTATCCCCCTTCTGTTCGGGAGATTGGAGATGCAGTTGGTTTAAAATCACCCGCCTCAGTTCACAGTCACCTTAAAACTCTTGAAAAATATGATTACATAAGGAGGGATCCCTCTAAACCACGAGCAATTGAGGTCCTTTATAATAAGGATGGTATTGAAAATGTGAATAAAGAAATGATTGATATACCATTAGTAGGTACAGTTACTGCAGGGGCCCCAATACTGGCTGAAGAAAATATTGAAGACTTTTTCCCTGTACCAGTACAGTTTCTAAGCAGTTCTGCTAAAGACCTTTTTATGTTAGAGATAAGTGGAGAAAGTATGATTGAAGCAGGCATCTATGATGGTGATTATGTTATTGCTCAACGTCAGAACTATGCCAATAATAAAGATATTATCATTGCTTTACTTGAAGAAGGTGCTACTGTCAAACGTTTTTTTAAAGAAAAAAATTATATACGTTTACAACCTGAAAACAAGACAATGGAACCAATTATAGTTCCAGATGTATACATACTTGGTAAAGTAATAGGCCTTTACCGCAGGTTTGTAAGTTAA
- a CDS encoding ABC transporter permease: protein MFKKILYKIFAIKAKTEAHGDYLFNLRKKRFVIRLLQISILLIFFISWELLAHYELINTFLMSRPAKILTLFINMCQNGKMFLHIKVTLIEVFIGFLSGTILGLITAVILWWSEFLYNLFEPYLVILNSIPKVALGPVIIVWLGNDSTSIIMMALLVSIVITIIMLINGFHEVEGNKIKLLKTLGASKKQVLLKVVLPASIPTIFSTIKVSTGLSLVGTIVGEFLVSQAGLGYLIVYGGQVFNLHMVMLSIIILSIIAGLMYYLIFILEKAIIKWR, encoded by the coding sequence ATGTTTAAAAAAATACTATATAAAATATTTGCCATTAAGGCTAAAACCGAAGCCCATGGAGATTATCTTTTTAATCTCCGTAAAAAAAGATTTGTTATTCGTTTACTTCAGATATCAATTCTATTAATTTTTTTTATAAGCTGGGAATTATTGGCCCATTATGAATTAATTAATACCTTTCTGATGAGCCGGCCTGCTAAAATATTGACTCTGTTTATTAATATGTGTCAGAATGGGAAAATGTTTTTGCATATAAAAGTAACCTTGATAGAGGTTTTTATTGGTTTTTTATCAGGGACTATTCTGGGTCTAATCACTGCAGTAATACTCTGGTGGTCAGAATTCTTATATAATCTCTTTGAACCCTATTTAGTTATCTTAAATAGTATCCCTAAAGTAGCTCTAGGTCCAGTAATAATAGTCTGGTTAGGAAATGATTCTACTTCAATTATTATGATGGCACTTCTGGTGTCTATTGTAATTACAATAATAATGCTTATAAATGGTTTTCATGAAGTAGAGGGTAATAAGATTAAACTATTGAAAACACTTGGGGCATCTAAGAAACAAGTCTTATTGAAAGTGGTTTTGCCGGCCAGTATACCAACCATTTTTTCTACAATCAAGGTCAGTACTGGATTATCACTGGTAGGTACAATAGTTGGGGAATTCCTGGTCTCGCAAGCTGGTTTGGGATATTTGATAGTTTATGGAGGTCAGGTGTTTAATTTACATATGGTAATGCTGAGTATTATTATCTTAAGCATTATTGCTGGTTTAATGTATTACCTTATTTTTATCTTAGAGAAGGCAATTATTAAATGGAGGTAA